CCTTTTTAGTTCCAGATCAAGCTTCGTGTAGACGCTGACCAACTTTACGCCAAGCATCTCTTTTAGCTTCCCTATAACTAAGCTACTCCCAATGATAACGCTCTTGTCCGTCCTATCGTGGGCTATGATGAACAGCTTTTCCTCCTCTTCGTCGAATCTGATCTCATCTATCTCAAAAGGTGAAATTGGGAGCCCGTGCTCCTTCCTGATCTCTATGACAAGTTCTTTGACTTCCTCTGGAGTTATCATCGCATCACCTCACGGGACTGGAAGGTTAAGGGCCTTGAGTATCATCCTGAATGCTAAGATGACCATTACAACTGCGAAAGCGTTCTTTAAGCTTTTGGCCCTTGTTTTCTTTGCGATTTTGGCACCTATTTGGGCTCCTATTATAAGCCCTGGCACAAGTAACGGCAACCACTGCACCTCAACGTTGCCGAGTAAGTAGTGCTTTATTGCACTACTTGTTGAGGTAAATACTATTGCAAAACTTGAGGTTGCAACGGCGTAGTGAATTGGCATTCCCAGCCAGGTGAGGAGGGGAACGTTGATTATTCCACCACCAACTCCCAGCAATCCGCTTGCAATTCCTGAGAAAAATCCTCCGAGTGGGACTATTTTTTCATTTACCTTGACGTCCTCAAGCTTTATCTCAGTTGGCTCCACGGGCTTTTTCTTGTAGATTCTGTAGGCCACGAATATCAAAGTTATTCCGAAGATTATTTTTAGCTCCCTGGCTGGGATATAGGAAGTCATCCATGCCCCTATGTAAGCCCCGACTATGGCAGTGCTCGCGAGGAGGAGGCCGACTCTGTAGTGTATTCTCCTTTGCCTATGGTAGGCATAGGAAGAGCTTAGTGCCGTGAACACTATGCTTGCACTTGATGTCCCAACTGCGTGGTGAATTTCAACTCCTACTATGTTGAGCACTGGTACAAGGAGAAACCCTCCCCCAAGGCCGAAAAGCGCCGCCAGTGTGCCAACAATTATTCCAACGAAAAATGATTGGATAAAGGAGAGCATTTTATCCCTCCTTAAAGCTCAAAGGTTATGGCCTCTATAAGCCTTACTAGCTTTTCTAAGTCTCTCAAATGCAGCATTTCAACCTCGCTGTGAAGGTACTTTATTGGAACGCTCAGTGCGAGAACCTTTGACTTGTGCTGAAATGCTGAAGCATCGGTTCCTCCTCCTGTCACACCAACCTGAATCGGGATGTTATTCCTCTCAGCTACCCCAAGAACTCTTTTGGCCAGGTCCCTAGAGTAAATTGCTGAGTTGTCAACTGCCCTAATGACGGGGCCTTCTCCAAGCTTTACGTCTCCTGTTAACTCATTGCAGCATGCGAAAGAATCTATAGCAAACGCGTATTTTGGAGTGTATGTGTTTGCTAAGAACTTTGCTCCCTTGAGTCCTATCTCCTCTTGAACTGTGAATGCGAACACTACCTTTCTGTCGAGATCGTGGTCAACTAGAGCCTTTATCGCCTCAATCAGCGCGGCAACTCCGAACCTATCGTCGAGGCTCCTTGTGCTCACATACTTGCCATTCAATACCGCGAAGTGCTTCTTGAAGACGGCATAGTCGAGTACCTTTATTCCCAGTTCCTCTACTTCCTCCCTGCTATCTGCACCAACATCGATTACAAGAGAGTGCCAGGGAACTACTGAGCTTTCTCCCTTTATGTTCAAATGTGGGGGTATCGCTCCAATTACACCATCCACCTTCTCTTCTTCAGTAATTACATCAACGTGTCTTCCGTAGAGTAACCTATCATCGATTCCACCAACTTTTCTGAATCTCAACTTCCCGTCTTTCGTTATCCCTGTTATTATCATACCTATCTCGTCCATGTGTGCCATGAACAGTATCTCCTCCTTCCCCTCTCCCAGCTCGACTATTAGGTTTCCGATGGCATCAATCTTATAATCTACGAAATCCTTGATCTCCTCGATTACCACGTTTCTAATTTTCTCTTCGTATCCAGAAATTCCAGGGGTCTGCGTCAGTTTTCTTAAAAGATCCTTCATCACTCACCCCTCCAGCATTTTAACCTCGTCGATTGGCCTAACTTTCAAAACCTCCTTGTTGACTAAATCTTCAGGAATTTCACCTCTAAAGACCTTTAGCAGGTTTTCAACTGCCCTGAATCCCATATCTTCGAGGGCCTCTTTAGCGAGGCCTGCATAATGGGGAGTTAAAACGGTTTCCCACTCAAGCTGGAAGAGCTCGTGCTCTTTAATGGGCTCTTCCTCGAAGACGTCCGTTGCATAACCCTTAATTTTCCCCTCTTTTAGGGCCTTAGTGAGTGCTTTCTCATCTACCAAGGCACCCCTTCCGATGTTGACTAGGTACTTCCCTTCGAGTCTTCTCACCCTCTCCTCGTTTATTATGTGGTACGTTTCCTTTGTGAGGGGGAGTGCTAGAATTACCACGTCCGAGTTCTCTATGAGGTCATCAATGTCCATGAACTTGGCACCAGTAGCTCTCTCTATATCCTCCTTCCTGTGTCTTGACCAGTAGTAGAGCTTCACTCCAAAGGGTAGAAGTCTCTTGGCGATGGCCTTTCCTATAGCTCCCATGCCGATAATTCCAACTTTCTTTCCGTAGAGAGTTTCTATTTCCTTAAAACCGCTCCATACAGTTCTGTGGCTCTCCCATTTTCCCTCCCTTATGAACTTGTCGGCATAGTGTATTTTTCTCATGAGGTTTATGAGTAACCCTATCGTGAACTCCGCAACGGCTTCGCTCAGAACACCAGAGACTTTCGTCACGTATATCCCCCTTTTGGTGGCTTCCTCCACGTCAACGTTGTCGTAACCTGCCGAATGGCAGCTTATAACCTTCAGCTTCTTCGCGTTTTCAAGGACTTTCTTCGTTATCTTGTTGAGGGGTGAAACTATCACTCCGTCAAATTCCCCGATTTTACTGGCAAGTTCTTCTTCGCTTGGATACAAGATAACTTCAACGTCAGCAAACTTTTTGAGTTCCTCTAGGGGTTTGCTTTTCATTTTAAAGAGCACCGCGACCCTTGGTCGCATTGGATCACCGTTCAGATGATTATCGAAAAGAGATATAATAACCTTTCCATGAATGATTTCTGGGGTGAGTTCATGGGTGTGGAGGAACACAAGAAGGAGGCTCCTAGAACGTTTAAGTTCGGGGTGATAACAGTAAGCGATAAGGGCTCGAAAGGAGAAAGAAAGGACGAGGCTGGTCCCCTCATAGTTGAAGAGCTCTCAAAGTTGGGCGAAAACGTGTACTACAAGATAGTTCCGGATGATAAGCTTGAGATTCTCCTATCCCTCTTCGACGCTGTGAAGGCCGGGGCAGATGTCATTGTGACGACGGGTGGTACGGGAATAACCTCTAGGGACGTAACCATCGAAAGCCTGAGACCCTTATTTGATAAGGAGCTAAGCTTTGGGGAGGTTTTCAGAGTTAAGAGTTATGAGGAGGTAGGATACGCTGCTATACTAACGAGAGCAACGGCTGGGGTTATTAGAGGTAGAGAAAGAGTGGTTGTAGTATTTTCCCTCCCTGGGAGCGTCAACGCCGTGAAAACTGGGGTTGAGATAATAAAGAGTGAGGTCTTTCATGTCCTCAAGCATGCTAGGGAATAGCGAAAGGTCAATATACTCATTAGGTTGACCTAACTCTAGGGGTGAGGAAATGAGGAGGTTAATCCCACTACTTCTCATTGTACTCCTCCTTCATCCGGTGGCCGCCCAAGAGAAAAAACCCCTAGTAGTTACGAGTCTCCCCCCACTAGCTTCGATAATAAAGGAAGCCCTTGGAGATTATGTTCAAGTAGTTTATCTAGTCCCCCCAGGAGTTGAGCCCCATCAGTACCAGCTTTCTCCTGACCAGATAAGGGTTCTAAAGGAGGCCGATGTAATAGTCACTACAGGACACCTACCGGCTGAGATGAAGATAATTGAGCTAAAGAAGGAAGGAGAAATAGCCGGAACAGTCCTGACGATAGATGACTACAGGAAGTACGGGTTTAGGTATTTGCCGGAAAGGTGGTATACGGGGAAGAACAACCCTCACGGTATATGGCTTGATCCGACCAATGCAGTAGCGATAGCTGAAGCAACCGCTGAGGCCATTGCAGAGAGAAACCCGGGGATAAGATCTGGAGTTGAGGAGAGCGTTTCAAAGTTTAAGGAGAGGGTAAACTCCATAGTGCTAGCGTACTCTGGAGTCCTTAAGGGAAAGAAAGCTGTAATCGAGTTGCCTTCTCAACAGTATGCCCTTGAATGGCTTGGAGTTGAGGTTGTGGCATCTATAAAGCCCGAAGCAGAGGTTCCGGCAAAGAGCGTTGATGAGCTCTCTAATGTCAATGCCGACGTCATAGTGTATGACGAAGGAACTCCTCAGACATTGAAGAATGCTGCTATAAAGCTTTCCCAGAGGCTCGGAATTCCGGTTGCAAATATAACAGTCCTTTGGACTGAAAAGCCCTATACTAAGGTTCTCCTTGACAACACTAGATCCATTATATCCTCACTAACGAAGGAGAGGAAGGTTGTCATTAAGGAGGGAGGGTTTGGATACCAGTACTCCATATTGGCCCTAATAATAGGGCTAGTAGTGGGAATTTCAATCGGCGTGGTCATAAGGAGGTGTCCCGTTCTTTAGAAGCCTTTATATTTCTTCACTTCCATGCCCCTAGGGGGTTAAAATGGAGATAGGTGTTGTGGGAAAGCCAAACGTTGGGAAATCAACTTTCTTTTCAGCCGCAACCCTGGTTGATGTTGACATAGCGAACTATCCCTTCACGACGATAGACGCGAATGTAGGCGTTACCTATGCCATAGCCGAACATCCCTGCAAGGAGCTCGGTTGCACACCAAACCCTCAGAACTATGAGTATAGGAATGGATTGGCCCTGATCCCAGTGAAGATGATAGATGTTGCTGGGCTCGTTCCCGGGGCTCATGAGGGAAGAGGATTGGGAAATAAGTTCCTTGATGATCTCAGGATGGCCTCGGCGTTGATTCACGTCGTTGATGCCACTGGAAAGACGGATGCAGAGGGTCAGCCAACTGAATTCCACGACCCAATTGAGGATATAGAATTCTTGGAGAAGGAGATAGACTACTGGATATATGGAATACTAAGCAAGGGATGGGACAAGTTCGCCAAGAGGATAAAATTGCAAAGGATGAAGCTTGAGCTCGCGATAGCCGAGCACCTCAGCGGAATTGGAGTAACTGAGAACGACGTGTGGGAGGCTATGCACAGGCTTGGTCTTCCGGATGATCCAACGAAGTGGAGCGATGAGGATTTGTTGACCTTTGCCTCTGAGATAAGAAAGATAAACAAGCCGATGATAATAGCGGCGAACAAGGCGGATGCCACAACGGATGAGCAAATTGAAAGGCTTAAGAAGGAGGGGGAAAAGAGAGGTTATATCGTCATACCTACGAGTGCCGCCGCCGAGCTGACATTGAGAAAGGCTGCAAAAGCTGGCTTTATAGACTACATACCTGGGGCTGGGGATTTCAAAATACTGAAGGACATGAGTGAGAAGCAGAAAAGGGCCTTGATGATAATCAAAGAGAGGGTTTTGGATAGGTTTGGCTCTACTGGGGTTCAGGAGGTCATAAACAGGGCGGTCTTTGAGTTGCTGAACTTAATCCCAGTGTATCCGATCCAGGATGAGAATAAGATGACGGATCAGTTTGGCAATGTTCTCCCGCATGTTTATCTGATGAAAAAAGGATCGACGCCCAGGGATCTCGCCTACAAAGTTCATACGGATCTCGGTGAGGGTTTCTTGTATGCAGTTAATGCTAAAACCAAGAGAAGGGTTGGTGAGGACTACGAGTTGCAGTTCAATGATATAATCAAAATAGTGGCCGTGACGAGGGGTTGATGCCAAATTTTAGAAAAAGGCTGGGGATTCACTTCTTAAGTTGGAAGCTCATTGCCTGCTTTTTCTGAATTTCTTGTGCCTTCTTTGCCACCTCACCGACCTTCTTCTCTATCTCTGCTAGAGCTTCTTGGGTCTTTTTAATGGCCTCGTCATACTCTTTAAGCCTCTCCTCGAGAAACGCTATTGCCTCATTAATGTTCTTCTCAACCGCGTAACCCGAGCCCACGCTCACTATTGCATTCTCCTTATCCACTATAACCCCCTTCAAGAATGAGCCCGCACCTATTGGGACGAGGATTTCTGGTTTTTCCTCCTCAACTTTTTTAAGATTCTCGAGCGTCTCCTTAACGGTCTGAACTTCTGCCCTGGCAAGGTTTAACAGCTCGAGGTTTTGGGCCAAAAGTTGTGCCTGTGCCTGCAGAACCTGATACTCATAAGCGAGTTTTTCCAACTCCTTCTCCGCCATTTATACCACCAAAAAATAAATTTTAGAGCTCGAGGCTGAGCCTCCTAACGATTACGTCCTCCGCTTCCTCGGGCTTTATCTCCTTGATTTCCTTGATGAATATCTTGTTCCTTTTAACCTTATGCTTGCTTCCTATCTCTGAGTAAACAAGTTCCTTTACGTGCTCTTCCTTTACAGCCCTGTACTCCTTGGTGAACTTGAACTTCTTCCCACCCTTTTCGAAGTACCCAAGGACGCGAAAGACCTTTACGTTCATGGGCTCACCCCCTTCATATTAATCCAAGGGCTTCTTCAATCTTAACTATCTCAGGACCAGTAGTAAGGCTTCCAACAACAACTCCATTAGAGTTCGCCAACATGCATGAACCTACGTATGGAACTCCCATATTAGCTGTTCCAACATAAACATCAACCTTAAAGAGCTCGCTCAACCACTTGAGCTCTTCGTCGCTAGTTTCTGGATGTACTAAGCCTCCCTTATTTGTAACGACTCCCGCACTCCCCACGGCATGGAGACCAGCTATGACACCCCTCTCGACTTCTACTCCTAGGATATCTCCTATTTTCCTGGCCTCTTCCCTTGAAAACTTTGTGCTCACTAGTGCTGCCCTGTCATTTGCCAATATTAGGTTCCCAAGTGCTGTGTACTTGGTTTCAAACGGCACTATCTCTGTTTCTATCCCTAGCTCTTTGAATTTCCTCTCTATGCTCTCAAGCTCTGTGTCCCATATGTACCAGGGGACTATTATTGCGTTCGAATTTCCAGCGGCGAGAATGCCTATTATCCTTGATTTCATTATGCTTGCCTCTACAACGGGAACCTTGAGGACTTCCCTAATAACCTCTAACTTCTTTGCCTGGAGGCCTTCTCTAACCAGGACAACTTTATCTGTGGCTACTCCAAACACACCCAAATATGGTGAGTTCTCAAAGTCGAGCCTCTCTATGTGCATTCCTTCCCCTCCAAATTAAAGAGGGGAATCAGGCAAGGGTTACGTAGGCTATCCTAACCTTGCCTTCCTCCCTCTCCTCCTCTTCGACCTTCACCTTTACCCTGAGCCTGCTTGGGGGCTTTTCAATACCCCTTTCCCATATCTTCTCGTTAACCTTTGGGTCTATTATTACTTCCTGAGCCTTTGCGTGCCTTGCCACGAACTCCCTAACGAACTTAACTGCCCTGGGAGCCCTCTTCCACCTTGGGACTATCTTCTTTATCTTCCTTATTGGGATTGTGAATATAACCTCGCTTCCGGGCTCGATTGGCATTTACATCACCTCACTCCTTAAGCTTGGTTCTCCTCCAGAATCTCCTCTTGGGGTGCGTCATAACCCTTCTATTCGTTTTAACTATAACCCAAACAGGAACCCTTCTGT
This is a stretch of genomic DNA from Pyrococcus sp. ST04. It encodes these proteins:
- a CDS encoding metal ABC transporter solute-binding protein, Zn/Mn family, with amino-acid sequence MRRLIPLLLIVLLLHPVAAQEKKPLVVTSLPPLASIIKEALGDYVQVVYLVPPGVEPHQYQLSPDQIRVLKEADVIVTTGHLPAEMKIIELKKEGEIAGTVLTIDDYRKYGFRYLPERWYTGKNNPHGIWLDPTNAVAIAEATAEAIAERNPGIRSGVEESVSKFKERVNSIVLAYSGVLKGKKAVIELPSQQYALEWLGVEVVASIKPEAEVPAKSVDELSNVNADVIVYDEGTPQTLKNAAIKLSQRLGIPVANITVLWTEKPYTKVLLDNTRSIISSLTKERKVVIKEGGFGYQYSILALIIGLVVGISIGVVIRRCPVL
- a CDS encoding molybdenum cofactor biosynthesis protein B encodes the protein MGVEEHKKEAPRTFKFGVITVSDKGSKGERKDEAGPLIVEELSKLGENVYYKIVPDDKLEILLSLFDAVKAGADVIVTTGGTGITSRDVTIESLRPLFDKELSFGEVFRVKSYEEVGYAAILTRATAGVIRGRERVVVVFSLPGSVNAVKTGVEIIKSEVFHVLKHARE
- a CDS encoding sulfite exporter TauE/SafE family protein — protein: MLSFIQSFFVGIIVGTLAALFGLGGGFLLVPVLNIVGVEIHHAVGTSSASIVFTALSSSYAYHRQRRIHYRVGLLLASTAIVGAYIGAWMTSYIPARELKIIFGITLIFVAYRIYKKKPVEPTEIKLEDVKVNEKIVPLGGFFSGIASGLLGVGGGIINVPLLTWLGMPIHYAVATSSFAIVFTSTSSAIKHYLLGNVEVQWLPLLVPGLIIGAQIGAKIAKKTRAKSLKNAFAVVMVILAFRMILKALNLPVP
- a CDS encoding NAD(P)-dependent oxidoreductase gives rise to the protein MRPRVAVLFKMKSKPLEELKKFADVEVILYPSEEELASKIGEFDGVIVSPLNKITKKVLENAKKLKVISCHSAGYDNVDVEEATKRGIYVTKVSGVLSEAVAEFTIGLLINLMRKIHYADKFIREGKWESHRTVWSGFKEIETLYGKKVGIIGMGAIGKAIAKRLLPFGVKLYYWSRHRKEDIERATGAKFMDIDDLIENSDVVILALPLTKETYHIINEERVRRLEGKYLVNIGRGALVDEKALTKALKEGKIKGYATDVFEEEPIKEHELFQLEWETVLTPHYAGLAKEALEDMGFRAVENLLKVFRGEIPEDLVNKEVLKVRPIDEVKMLEG
- a CDS encoding 50S ribosomal protein L31e, with translation MPIEPGSEVIFTIPIRKIKKIVPRWKRAPRAVKFVREFVARHAKAQEVIIDPKVNEKIWERGIEKPPSRLRVKVKVEEEEREEGKVRIAYVTLA
- a CDS encoding M42 family metallopeptidase is translated as MKDLLRKLTQTPGISGYEEKIRNVVIEEIKDFVDYKIDAIGNLIVELGEGKEEILFMAHMDEIGMIITGITKDGKLRFRKVGGIDDRLLYGRHVDVITEEEKVDGVIGAIPPHLNIKGESSVVPWHSLVIDVGADSREEVEELGIKVLDYAVFKKHFAVLNGKYVSTRSLDDRFGVAALIEAIKALVDHDLDRKVVFAFTVQEEIGLKGAKFLANTYTPKYAFAIDSFACCNELTGDVKLGEGPVIRAVDNSAIYSRDLAKRVLGVAERNNIPIQVGVTGGGTDASAFQHKSKVLALSVPIKYLHSEVEMLHLRDLEKLVRLIEAITFEL
- the rpl18a gene encoding 50S ribosomal protein L18Ae, translating into MNVKVFRVLGYFEKGGKKFKFTKEYRAVKEEHVKELVYSEIGSKHKVKRNKIFIKEIKEIKPEEAEDVIVRRLSLEL
- a CDS encoding translation initiation factor IF-6; this encodes MHIERLDFENSPYLGVFGVATDKVVLVREGLQAKKLEVIREVLKVPVVEASIMKSRIIGILAAGNSNAIIVPWYIWDTELESIERKFKELGIETEIVPFETKYTALGNLILANDRAALVSTKFSREEARKIGDILGVEVERGVIAGLHAVGSAGVVTNKGGLVHPETSDEELKWLSELFKVDVYVGTANMGVPYVGSCMLANSNGVVVGSLTTGPEIVKIEEALGLI
- the pfdA gene encoding prefoldin subunit alpha encodes the protein MAEKELEKLAYEYQVLQAQAQLLAQNLELLNLARAEVQTVKETLENLKKVEEEKPEILVPIGAGSFLKGVIVDKENAIVSVGSGYAVEKNINEAIAFLEERLKEYDEAIKKTQEALAEIEKKVGEVAKKAQEIQKKQAMSFQLKK
- a CDS encoding 50S ribosomal protein L39e, which translates into the protein MARNKPLAKKLRLAKALKQNRRVPVWVIVKTNRRVMTHPKRRFWRRTKLKE
- a CDS encoding redox-regulated ATPase YchF, translated to MEIGVVGKPNVGKSTFFSAATLVDVDIANYPFTTIDANVGVTYAIAEHPCKELGCTPNPQNYEYRNGLALIPVKMIDVAGLVPGAHEGRGLGNKFLDDLRMASALIHVVDATGKTDAEGQPTEFHDPIEDIEFLEKEIDYWIYGILSKGWDKFAKRIKLQRMKLELAIAEHLSGIGVTENDVWEAMHRLGLPDDPTKWSDEDLLTFASEIRKINKPMIIAANKADATTDEQIERLKKEGEKRGYIVIPTSAAAELTLRKAAKAGFIDYIPGAGDFKILKDMSEKQKRALMIIKERVLDRFGSTGVQEVINRAVFELLNLIPVYPIQDENKMTDQFGNVLPHVYLMKKGSTPRDLAYKVHTDLGEGFLYAVNAKTKRRVGEDYELQFNDIIKIVAVTRG